A genomic stretch from Streptomyces venezuelae ATCC 10712 includes:
- a CDS encoding acyltransferase translates to MPRNRNTFSSLAAWRRRVLARAVQGGWRWAQEAGSVTAEQPGRLRFRRLGAGTRLAFPQGTVFGERWIEIGECCIVAEQVTLTAGMLPGLDLGEDTVLTLGDGVVLGRGSHVIADAKVTIGSDTYCGPYVYITSTNHSYDDPDEPVGRQWPRSAPVAIGPGCWLGTGAVILPGARLGRNVVVAAGAVVRGEVPDHSVVAGAPARVVRSWDPDKGWQPPLRTPPPVPIPAHVTSEQLAALAKWEVEQAR, encoded by the coding sequence GTGCCCAGGAACAGAAACACGTTCTCCTCCCTCGCCGCCTGGCGGCGCAGGGTCCTCGCCCGCGCGGTGCAGGGCGGCTGGCGCTGGGCACAGGAGGCCGGCTCCGTCACCGCCGAGCAGCCGGGGAGGCTGCGCTTCCGCCGGCTCGGCGCGGGCACCCGGCTGGCGTTCCCCCAGGGCACGGTCTTCGGCGAGCGGTGGATCGAGATCGGCGAGTGCTGCATCGTCGCCGAGCAGGTCACGCTGACGGCCGGGATGCTGCCGGGCCTCGACCTCGGCGAGGACACGGTCCTCACGCTCGGCGACGGGGTGGTCCTCGGCCGGGGCAGCCATGTGATCGCCGACGCGAAGGTGACGATCGGCTCCGACACGTACTGCGGCCCGTACGTCTACATCACCTCGACCAACCACAGTTACGACGACCCGGACGAGCCGGTCGGCCGCCAGTGGCCCCGCTCGGCGCCGGTCGCCATCGGCCCCGGCTGCTGGCTGGGCACGGGCGCGGTGATCCTGCCCGGCGCCCGCCTGGGACGGAACGTGGTCGTCGCGGCGGGCGCGGTGGTGCGGGGTGAGGTGCCGGACCACTCGGTGGTCGCCGGCGCCCCGGCCAGGGTCGTGCGCAGCTGGGACCCGGACAAGGGCTGGCAGCCTCCGCTGCGCACCCCGCCGCCGGTCCCGATCCCGGCCCACGTGACGTCGGAACAGCTCGCGGCGCTCGCCAAGTGGGAGGTCGAGCAGGCGCGCTAG
- a CDS encoding MFS transporter — protein MNNPAAPPSRPPLGSRRPEWAGRNYLLLTAATIVTNLGTHGALIATTWAVFESGGDAGDVGLVAMARFLPLVLFLLIGGAVADRVPRHRVMVAANVLNCVSQAVFAALVLAGTAQIWQMMVLTALCGTGQAFFNPAAEGMLMSSVTGEQASRAFAVYRMAMHGASIGGAALGGALVAFVGPGWVLLIDAVAFAVAGGLRAFLDVSGIPERGPGGGLLADLKEGWQEFVGRPWLWSIVAQFSVVVGLIGAVESVYGPLVARAELGGARPWGIALAAYGVGTVAGAVLMTRWKPRRMLFVGTLCVFPIALPSAALAVPLDAVGLTAAMFVSGVAIEVFGVSWMTAMHQEIPEEKLSRVSAYDWFGSTALLPLTTALAGPAETAFGRSEALWGAAALMVLVTALVLLVPDVRNLTRRPHTKEVAGGDPGSAPATALGAAAPSADAEGAVRRNG, from the coding sequence GTGAACAATCCCGCCGCGCCCCCCTCGCGCCCACCGCTCGGCTCCCGCCGCCCCGAGTGGGCCGGGCGCAACTACCTGCTGCTCACCGCCGCCACCATCGTGACCAACCTCGGCACGCACGGTGCGCTCATCGCCACCACCTGGGCGGTGTTCGAGTCCGGCGGTGACGCCGGCGACGTGGGGCTCGTGGCGATGGCGCGCTTCCTGCCGCTCGTCCTCTTCCTGCTCATCGGCGGCGCCGTCGCCGACCGGGTGCCCCGGCACCGGGTGATGGTCGCCGCCAACGTCCTCAACTGCGTCTCGCAGGCCGTCTTCGCCGCCCTCGTCCTCGCCGGTACGGCCCAGATCTGGCAGATGATGGTGCTCACCGCGCTCTGCGGCACCGGCCAGGCCTTCTTCAACCCGGCGGCCGAGGGCATGCTGATGTCCAGCGTCACCGGCGAGCAGGCGAGCCGCGCCTTCGCCGTGTACCGGATGGCGATGCACGGCGCCTCCATCGGCGGCGCGGCGCTCGGCGGCGCCCTCGTCGCCTTCGTCGGGCCCGGCTGGGTCCTGCTGATCGACGCCGTGGCCTTCGCCGTCGCGGGCGGGCTGCGCGCCTTCCTGGACGTGAGCGGCATCCCCGAGCGCGGGCCGGGCGGCGGTCTGCTCGCCGATCTGAAGGAAGGCTGGCAGGAGTTCGTCGGCCGGCCGTGGCTGTGGTCGATCGTCGCCCAGTTCTCCGTGGTGGTCGGTCTGATCGGCGCCGTCGAGTCGGTGTACGGGCCGCTGGTCGCCCGGGCCGAACTGGGCGGCGCGCGCCCCTGGGGCATCGCGCTCGCCGCGTACGGCGTGGGAACGGTCGCGGGCGCCGTCCTGATGACCCGGTGGAAGCCGCGCCGGATGCTGTTCGTCGGCACGCTCTGCGTCTTCCCGATCGCGCTGCCGTCGGCGGCGCTCGCCGTACCGCTCGACGCGGTGGGGCTCACGGCGGCGATGTTCGTCAGCGGTGTCGCCATCGAGGTCTTCGGCGTCTCGTGGATGACGGCCATGCACCAGGAGATCCCGGAGGAGAAGCTGTCCCGGGTCTCGGCCTACGACTGGTTCGGCTCGACCGCCCTGCTGCCGCTGACGACGGCCCTCGCGGGCCCCGCGGAGACCGCGTTCGGCCGGAGCGAGGCGCTGTGGGGCGCGGCGGCGCTGATGGTGCTCGTCACCGCCCTGGTCCTGCTGGTGCCGGACGTACGGAACCTGACGCGGCGTCCGCACACGAAGGAGGTCGCGGGCGGGGACCCCGGGTCCGCCCCCGCCACCGCCCTCGGCGCCGCCGCCCCCTCAGCCGATGCCGAAGGCGCCGTCCGGCGGAACGGGTGA
- a CDS encoding DedA family protein: protein MHVQEWLETIPAIAVYVLVGVVIGLESLGIPLPGEIVLVSSALLASQHGDINPYVLGACATAGAIIGDSIGYAIGRKGGRPLLAWLGRKFPKHFSEANIGLAERSFQKWGMWAVFFGRFIALLRIFAGPLAGVLHMPYWKFLIANVFGGILWAGGTTAVIYSVGIVAEAWLKRFSWLGLVLAVLIGVASMLIIKNRAKKAAAERPAATDPEPAAIAD, encoded by the coding sequence GTGCACGTCCAGGAGTGGCTGGAGACGATCCCCGCGATCGCCGTCTACGTCCTCGTGGGGGTGGTGATCGGGCTGGAGAGCCTGGGCATCCCGCTCCCCGGGGAGATCGTGCTCGTGAGCTCGGCGCTGCTCGCCTCGCAGCACGGCGACATCAATCCGTACGTGCTCGGCGCCTGCGCCACCGCCGGCGCGATCATCGGCGACTCGATCGGCTACGCCATCGGCCGCAAGGGCGGACGGCCGCTGCTCGCCTGGCTGGGCAGGAAGTTCCCCAAGCACTTCAGCGAGGCGAACATCGGGCTCGCCGAGCGCTCCTTCCAGAAGTGGGGCATGTGGGCGGTCTTCTTCGGCCGCTTCATCGCCCTGCTCCGCATCTTCGCCGGGCCGCTCGCGGGCGTGCTCCACATGCCGTACTGGAAGTTCCTCATCGCCAACGTCTTCGGCGGCATCCTGTGGGCCGGCGGTACGACGGCCGTCATCTACTCGGTCGGGATCGTCGCCGAGGCCTGGCTCAAGCGCTTCTCGTGGCTCGGCCTCGTCCTCGCCGTGCTCATCGGCGTCGCCTCGATGCTGATCATCAAGAACCGCGCCAAGAAGGCCGCCGCGGAGCGCCCCGCGGCCACCGACCCGGAGCCCGCCGCGATCGCGGACTGA
- a CDS encoding undecaprenyl-diphosphate phosphatase — protein MSWFESFILGLVQGLTEFLPISSSAHLRLTAAFAGWHDPGAAFTAITQIGTETAVLIYFRKDIARIVSAWFRSLTDKSMRSDHDAQMGWLVIVGSIPIGVLGITLKDQIEGPFRDLRLIATTLIVMGVVLGVADRLAARDEIGGRHRAIRERKTLKDLGVKDGLIFGVCQAMALIPGVSRSGATISGGLLMGYTREAAARYSFLLAIPAVLASGAYELKDAGEGHVSWGPTIFATVIAFAVGYAVIAWFMKFITTKSFMPFVIYRILLGILLFILVGTDVLSPHAGESAG, from the coding sequence ATGAGTTGGTTCGAATCGTTCATCCTCGGACTCGTCCAGGGGCTGACGGAGTTCCTTCCCATCTCCTCCAGCGCGCACCTCCGCCTCACCGCGGCGTTCGCCGGCTGGCACGACCCGGGTGCGGCCTTCACCGCCATCACCCAGATCGGCACGGAGACCGCGGTACTGATCTACTTCCGCAAGGACATCGCCCGGATCGTCTCGGCCTGGTTCCGCTCCCTCACCGACAAGTCGATGCGCTCCGACCACGACGCCCAGATGGGCTGGCTGGTGATCGTCGGCTCGATCCCGATCGGTGTCCTCGGCATCACGCTCAAGGACCAGATCGAGGGCCCCTTCCGCGACCTGCGGCTCATCGCCACCACGCTGATCGTCATGGGCGTCGTCCTCGGCGTCGCGGACCGGCTCGCCGCCCGCGACGAGATCGGCGGCCGCCACCGCGCGATCCGCGAGCGCAAGACGCTCAAGGACCTCGGCGTGAAGGACGGCCTCATCTTCGGCGTCTGCCAGGCGATGGCCCTGATCCCGGGCGTCTCCCGCTCGGGCGCGACGATCTCCGGCGGCCTCCTCATGGGCTACACCCGCGAGGCCGCCGCCCGTTACTCGTTCCTCCTCGCGATCCCGGCGGTCCTCGCCTCGGGCGCGTACGAACTGAAGGACGCGGGCGAGGGCCACGTCTCCTGGGGCCCGACGATCTTCGCCACGGTCATCGCCTTCGCCGTCGGTTACGCGGTGATCGCCTGGTTCATGAAGTTCATCACCACGAAGTCGTTCATGCCGTTCGTGATCTACCGCATCCTGCTCGGCATCCTGCTCTTCATCCTGGTCGGCACGGACGTCCTGAGCCCGCACGCGGGCGAGTCCGCCGGCTGA
- a CDS encoding gamma carbonic anhydrase family protein — translation MTEALIKGVGGKEPSIDPTAFTAPTSVVLGEVTLSARASIWYHAVLRADCGPITVGEDSNVQDNCTVHVDPGFPVSIGDRVTVGHNATVHGCVIEDDVLVGMGATILNGARIGAGSLVAAQALVPQGMEIPPGSLVAGVPAKVRRPLTEEEKAGIQLNAEMYLLLAKGHAEAFED, via the coding sequence ATGACAGAGGCGTTGATCAAGGGCGTGGGCGGCAAGGAGCCGTCGATCGACCCGACCGCTTTCACCGCCCCGACCTCCGTGGTGCTCGGCGAGGTGACCCTGAGCGCCCGCGCCAGCATCTGGTACCACGCGGTGCTGCGGGCGGACTGCGGCCCCATCACGGTCGGCGAGGACTCCAACGTCCAGGACAACTGCACGGTCCACGTCGACCCCGGCTTCCCCGTCTCGATCGGAGACCGGGTGACCGTCGGCCACAACGCGACCGTGCACGGCTGCGTCATCGAGGACGACGTGCTGGTCGGCATGGGCGCGACGATCCTCAACGGCGCGCGGATCGGCGCCGGTTCCCTGGTCGCCGCGCAGGCGCTGGTACCGCAGGGGATGGAGATCCCGCCGGGCTCGCTCGTCGCGGGCGTCCCGGCGAAGGTGCGCCGCCCGCTGACGGAGGAGGAGAAGGCGGGCATCCAGCTCAACGCCGAGATGTACCTGCTGCTCGCCAAGGGCCACGCCGAGGCCTTCGAGGACTGA
- a CDS encoding spermidine synthase, which yields MNEHIPVLREVDQGTARLMPDVDRERAWLLTVDGAPQSYVDLDDPAYLEFEYARRLAHVVDGAADEGEPLDVLHLGGGALSLPRYVAATRPGSRQDVVEADLGLLALVAEHLPLPEGSGVTVHGADARRWLEEAPDASADLVVGDVFGGSRVPAHLTSVEYAREVRRVLRPEGLYAANLADGTPFAFLRSQLATFATVFPELALVAEPAMLRGRRFGNAVLVASGREIDTAHLARRAAADAFPARVEHGQTLARFTGAAEPVLDAGAVPSPVPPDGAFGIG from the coding sequence GTGAACGAGCACATCCCCGTCCTCCGCGAGGTCGACCAGGGCACCGCGCGCCTCATGCCCGACGTGGACCGGGAGCGGGCCTGGCTCCTGACGGTCGACGGCGCACCCCAGTCGTACGTCGACCTCGACGACCCGGCGTACCTGGAGTTCGAGTACGCGCGCCGGCTCGCCCATGTCGTCGACGGCGCCGCCGACGAGGGCGAACCGCTCGACGTCCTGCACCTGGGCGGCGGGGCGCTCTCGCTGCCCCGGTACGTCGCCGCCACCCGGCCCGGCTCGCGCCAGGACGTGGTCGAGGCCGACCTGGGGCTGCTCGCGCTCGTCGCGGAACACCTGCCGCTGCCCGAGGGCTCCGGGGTCACCGTGCACGGCGCGGACGCCCGCCGCTGGCTGGAGGAGGCTCCCGACGCCTCGGCCGACCTCGTCGTCGGCGACGTCTTCGGCGGCTCGCGCGTGCCCGCCCACCTCACGTCCGTGGAGTACGCGCGCGAGGTGCGGCGCGTGCTGCGGCCCGAAGGCCTCTACGCCGCCAACCTGGCCGACGGCACGCCCTTCGCCTTCCTCCGCTCCCAGCTGGCCACCTTCGCCACCGTCTTCCCGGAGCTGGCGCTGGTCGCCGAGCCGGCGATGCTGCGCGGCCGCCGCTTCGGGAACGCGGTCCTGGTCGCCTCGGGCCGGGAGATCGACACCGCCCATCTGGCCCGCCGGGCCGCGGCGGACGCGTTCCCCGCGCGCGTGGAGCACGGACAGACGCTGGCGCGGTTCACCGGCGCCGCGGAACCGGTCCTCGACGCCGGGGCCGTCCCGTCACCCGTTCCGCCGGACGGCGCCTTCGGCATCGGCTGA
- a CDS encoding thiolase family protein → MRDAVIVEAVRTPIGKGKAGGALSHVHPVALLSHTLRALIERSGIDPALVDDVIGGTVDQVGEQAMNTTRYAWLGAGFPESVPATTVDRQCGSSQQAVHFAAQGVLSGAYDIAVACGVESMSRVPMWSNVPPGADPFGPGVAARYPEGLVPQGISAELIAAKWSIDRAAMDAFATASHTKAARAWAAGLFDAEVAPYEEVRRDESVRPATTEEVLAGLRPSFEDPGFAERFPQIDWSVTAGNSSPINDGASAVLVMAADTARSLGLRPLARLHSFAVTGSDPLLMLTGVIPATEKVLRRSGLSLADIDLFEINEAFASVVLAWQQETGADPAKVNVHGGAIALGHPLGASGTRLTTTLVHALRARGARYGLQAMCEAGGLANAMVVEAL, encoded by the coding sequence ATGCGCGACGCCGTCATCGTCGAAGCCGTCCGGACCCCGATAGGAAAGGGCAAGGCGGGCGGAGCCCTCTCCCACGTCCACCCCGTCGCCCTCCTCTCCCACACCCTGCGCGCCCTGATCGAACGCAGCGGCATCGACCCCGCCCTCGTCGACGACGTCATCGGCGGCACCGTCGACCAGGTCGGCGAGCAGGCCATGAACACCACGCGGTACGCCTGGCTCGGCGCCGGGTTCCCCGAGTCCGTGCCCGCCACCACCGTCGACCGGCAGTGCGGCTCCTCCCAGCAGGCCGTCCACTTCGCCGCCCAGGGCGTGCTCTCCGGGGCGTACGACATCGCCGTCGCCTGCGGCGTCGAGTCCATGAGCCGGGTCCCCATGTGGTCGAACGTGCCGCCCGGCGCCGACCCCTTCGGCCCCGGCGTCGCCGCGCGCTACCCCGAGGGGCTCGTCCCACAGGGCATCAGCGCCGAACTCATCGCCGCGAAGTGGTCGATCGACCGCGCCGCCATGGACGCCTTCGCTACCGCCTCGCACACCAAGGCCGCCCGCGCCTGGGCCGCCGGACTCTTCGACGCCGAGGTCGCCCCGTACGAGGAGGTCCGGCGCGACGAGTCGGTGCGCCCGGCGACCACCGAGGAGGTCCTCGCCGGTCTCCGGCCCTCCTTCGAGGACCCCGGCTTCGCCGAGCGCTTCCCGCAGATCGACTGGTCCGTCACCGCCGGCAACAGCAGCCCCATCAACGACGGCGCCTCCGCCGTGCTCGTGATGGCCGCCGACACCGCCCGCAGCCTCGGCCTGCGGCCGCTCGCCCGGCTGCACAGCTTCGCCGTCACCGGCTCCGACCCGCTGCTCATGCTCACGGGCGTCATCCCCGCCACCGAGAAGGTGCTGCGCCGGTCGGGCCTGTCGCTCGCCGACATCGACCTCTTCGAGATCAACGAGGCCTTCGCGAGCGTCGTCCTCGCCTGGCAGCAGGAGACCGGCGCCGACCCCGCCAAGGTCAACGTCCACGGGGGCGCCATCGCCCTCGGCCACCCCCTCGGGGCCAGCGGCACGCGCCTCACCACGACCCTCGTCCACGCCCTGCGGGCCAGGGGCGCCCGCTACGGTCTCCAGGCGATGTGCGAGGCCGGCGGTCTCGCCAACGCGATGGTCGTCGAAGCCCTCTGA
- a CDS encoding TVP38/TMEM64 family protein, which translates to MLAPVPRPPGSLAVRCSRALLSPRSRLSMLALLLLSAAALVVLYEPQRLLASGWPPQTSGAGAVLLFGLAYGVCTAAFVPRPVLNLAAGALFGSAAGLTAAIAGTVLGAGIAFTLGRLLGQDALRPMVRGRWLTAADGQLSRHGFRSMLAIRLFPGVPFAAANYCAAVSRMGYVPFLVATGLGSVPNTAAYVVAGAQAGEPGSPAFLFSAGFIVLSGLAAAVVAWRKRHGLRAPAPVTAPEPESELEPETAVGAGR; encoded by the coding sequence ATGCTCGCTCCCGTGCCCCGGCCGCCGGGCTCCCTCGCCGTCCGCTGCTCCCGGGCCCTCCTGTCGCCCCGCTCCCGGCTCTCGATGCTCGCGCTGCTGCTGCTCTCGGCGGCGGCCCTCGTCGTGCTGTACGAGCCGCAGCGGCTGCTCGCCTCGGGCTGGCCGCCGCAGACGAGCGGCGCCGGGGCGGTGCTGCTCTTCGGTCTCGCGTACGGGGTGTGCACGGCGGCGTTCGTGCCCCGGCCGGTGCTCAACCTGGCGGCGGGCGCGCTGTTCGGCTCGGCCGCCGGTCTGACGGCAGCAATCGCCGGGACGGTGCTGGGCGCCGGGATCGCCTTCACCCTGGGCCGGCTCCTCGGCCAGGACGCGCTGCGGCCGATGGTGCGGGGCCGCTGGCTCACGGCGGCGGACGGGCAGCTCAGCCGGCACGGGTTCCGCTCGATGCTGGCGATCCGGCTGTTCCCGGGGGTGCCGTTCGCGGCGGCCAACTACTGCGCCGCGGTCTCCCGCATGGGCTATGTGCCGTTCCTCGTGGCGACGGGGCTCGGCTCGGTGCCCAACACGGCGGCCTACGTCGTGGCGGGCGCGCAGGCGGGCGAACCGGGCTCGCCCGCCTTCCTCTTCTCGGCGGGGTTCATCGTGCTCTCGGGCCTGGCGGCCGCCGTGGTCGCCTGGCGCAAGCGGCACGGCCTGCGGGCCCCGGCGCCGGTCACGGCACCGGAGCCGGAGTCCGAGTTGGAGCCCGAGACGGCGGTCGGCGCGGGGCGTTGA
- a CDS encoding DNA alkylation repair protein — translation MTATKPAAAPEPGPTSEPAAATKPAASKSGPATAPDPATKPAATAPDVPRSALADTVLDRLTTVYPAAGNPFRAQEMVAYMKGAAPFLGVRTPERRALSRTVLEGLPRPDEADCTAVALRCFALPEREYHYFAVDYLRRHVKRCSSGFLPVARHLVTTDSWWDTVDHLAAHVVGGLVAADPALAARMDEWIEDEDLWVARTAILHQLRFKESTDADRLFAYCLRRAADTDFFLRKAIGWGLREYGKTAPAEVRAFVAAHGGALSPLSVREALKHLGEPGTMGT, via the coding sequence ATGACCGCCACGAAGCCCGCCGCCGCCCCGGAGCCCGGCCCCACCTCGGAGCCCGCCGCCGCCACGAAGCCCGCCGCCTCGAAGTCCGGCCCCGCCACGGCGCCCGACCCCGCCACGAAGCCCGCCGCCACGGCGCCCGACGTCCCCCGCAGTGCCCTCGCCGACACCGTGCTCGATCGGCTCACCACCGTCTATCCCGCCGCCGGAAACCCCTTCCGGGCGCAGGAGATGGTCGCGTACATGAAGGGCGCCGCCCCCTTCCTCGGTGTGCGCACCCCCGAGCGCCGCGCCCTGTCCCGTACCGTCCTCGAAGGGCTCCCGCGCCCCGACGAGGCGGACTGCACCGCCGTCGCGCTGCGCTGCTTCGCCCTGCCCGAGCGCGAGTACCACTACTTCGCCGTCGACTACCTGCGCCGGCACGTGAAGCGCTGCTCCTCCGGATTCCTGCCGGTCGCCCGCCACCTCGTCACCACCGACTCCTGGTGGGACACCGTCGACCACCTCGCCGCGCACGTCGTCGGCGGCCTGGTCGCCGCCGACCCCGCGCTCGCCGCCCGCATGGACGAGTGGATCGAGGACGAGGACCTGTGGGTGGCCAGGACGGCCATCCTCCACCAGCTCCGCTTCAAGGAGTCCACCGACGCCGACCGGCTCTTCGCGTACTGCCTGCGCCGCGCCGCCGACACCGACTTCTTCCTCCGCAAGGCCATCGGCTGGGGCCTGCGCGAGTACGGCAAGACCGCCCCGGCCGAGGTCCGCGCCTTCGTCGCCGCTCACGGCGGCGCGCTCTCCCCCCTCTCCGTCCGCGAGGCCCTCAAGCACCTCGGAGAGCCCGGCACAATGGGGACGTGA
- a CDS encoding winged helix-turn-helix transcriptional regulator produces MKAAPRPCSIADTLALVGEKYSLLVLREISLGVRRFDRIARNTGAPRDILTARLKRLVEAGILEKVRYSERPPRYEYQATAAGEELQPVLVTLMAWGDRHLNADDRPIVLEHRCGEVLSPRVVCAHCGDEADRESLRAHVRAPGWTTTGPQEA; encoded by the coding sequence ATGAAGGCCGCCCCCCGCCCCTGCTCGATCGCCGACACCCTCGCGCTCGTGGGCGAGAAGTACTCGCTGCTCGTGCTCCGCGAGATCTCCCTCGGCGTGCGCCGCTTCGACCGGATCGCCCGCAACACGGGCGCGCCCCGCGACATCCTCACGGCCCGGCTCAAGCGGCTCGTCGAGGCCGGGATCCTGGAGAAGGTGCGGTACAGCGAGCGACCGCCGCGCTACGAGTACCAGGCCACGGCCGCCGGCGAGGAACTCCAGCCGGTCCTGGTGACCTTGATGGCCTGGGGGGACCGCCACCTCAACGCCGACGACCGCCCGATCGTCCTCGAACACCGCTGCGGCGAGGTCCTCAGCCCCCGGGTCGTCTGCGCCCACTGCGGGGACGAGGCCGACCGCGAGAGCCTCCGCGCCCACGTCCGGGCACCCGGCTGGACGACGACAGGCCCTCAGGAAGCCTGA
- a CDS encoding DUF4442 domain-containing protein, whose product MSADQMSVGEMLAATVPMAGTLNLEFLETTAERAVVRLPDQPAYHNHVGGPHAGAMFTLAESASGAIVLAAFGDQLSRAVPLAVKAEIGYKKLAMGAVTATATLGRPAAEVVAELDAGQRPEFPVRIDITREDGAVTGEMTVVWTLRPNAA is encoded by the coding sequence ATGAGCGCAGACCAGATGTCCGTCGGCGAGATGCTCGCCGCCACGGTCCCCATGGCCGGAACCCTGAACCTCGAGTTCCTGGAGACCACCGCCGAGCGCGCCGTCGTGCGCCTGCCGGACCAGCCCGCCTACCACAACCACGTCGGCGGCCCGCACGCCGGAGCGATGTTCACCCTCGCCGAGTCCGCCAGCGGCGCCATCGTGCTCGCCGCCTTCGGCGACCAGCTGAGCCGCGCCGTGCCGCTCGCCGTCAAGGCCGAGATCGGCTACAAGAAGCTCGCCATGGGCGCCGTCACGGCCACCGCCACCCTCGGCCGCCCGGCCGCCGAGGTCGTCGCCGAGCTCGACGCCGGCCAGCGGCCCGAGTTCCCGGTCCGCATCGACATCACCCGTGAGGACGGCGCCGTGACCGGCGAGATGACCGTCGTCTGGACCCTGCGCCCCAACGCCGCCTGA